In one Takifugu flavidus isolate HTHZ2018 chromosome 9, ASM371156v2, whole genome shotgun sequence genomic region, the following are encoded:
- the kctd12b gene encoding BTB/POZ domain-containing protein KCTD12b — protein sequence MALPDSGISAEEVPFPEIIELNVGGQVYITRYSTLTSVPDSLLGEMFSRKSTKGLARDTKGRFFVDRDGFLFRYILDYMRDQQLVLPDHFPERGRLQREAEFFNLPELVKLLAPKISKQNSLGDDGCQSDPEDSSPGIDTARNLGSYGAASAACASLVPGSMDNKRSGFITIGYRGSYTLGRDSHTDAKFRRVARIMVCGKTSLAKEVFGETLNESRDPDRPPERYTSRYYLKFTFLEQAFDKLADAGFHMVACNSTGTCAFAHEQTDDKIWTSYTEYVFYRE from the coding sequence ATGGCTTTACCAGATAGTGGCATATCTGCGGAGGAGGTCCCCTTCCCAGAGATTATAGAGCTCAATGTCGGTGGCCAGGTGTATATAACGCGTTATTCCACACTCACAAGTGTGCCAGACTCTCTGCTTGGGGAGATGTTCAGCCGGAAGTCAACCAAAGGACTGGCCAGAGACACAAAGGGTCGCTTCTTTGTGGACCGTGATGGTTTTTTGTTCCGTTACATCCTCGACTACATGCGCGACCAGCAGCTGGTTCTTCCAGACCACTTCCCCGAACGGGGGCGTCTGCAGCGGGAGGCCGAGTTCTTCAACCTGCCAGAGCTTGTAAAGCTGCTGGCGCCAAAGATCAGCAAGCAGAACTCTCTCGGTGACGATGGATGTCAGAGCGACCCGGAGGACTCCTCCCCAGGGATCGACACAGCCCGCAACCTGGGCTCCTATGGTGCCGCCTCCGCCGCCTGTGCCAGCCTGGTACCTGGCAGCATGGATAACAAACGCTCCGGCTTCATCACCATTGGTTACAGAGGCTCATACACCCTGGGCCGTGACAGCCACACTGATGCCAAATTTCGCCGGGTCGCACGGATTATGGTCTGCGGCAAGACCTCCCTGGCTAAAGAGGTGTTTGGGGAGACGCTGAATGAAAGCCGCGACCCCGACCGCCCCCCTGAGCGCTACACATCGCGCTACTATCTCAAGTTCACCTTCCTGGAGCAGGCGTTTGACAAGCTGGCTGACGCGGGCTTCCACATGGTCGCCTGCAATTCCACGGGAACCTGCGCCTTTGCCCACGAGCAGACGGACGACAAGATCTGGACCAGCTACACTGAATATGTGTTTTACCGTGAGTGA